A window of the Candida orthopsilosis Co 90-125, chromosome 1 draft sequence genome harbors these coding sequences:
- a CDS encoding Spo22 protein (3 introns; similar to C. parapsilosis CPAR2_208920 and C. albicans SPO22; S. cerevisiae homolog SPO22 has in synaptonemal complex assembly and localizes to condensed nuclear chromosome): MKQLVSNLQGTAVNLIKTGRDIYNTLNSKEYEGNADFLVQKKIDLIVPIAENMQRNVTQDPSLVQLPNNLQESIDSVGSDIWNLGGQLNVNKETLHRVKYFAVTLLLIYESFNPSIEHCFSILNCLINLLSSSISTNVLGVAKKCQNFAETILNKLLEIDRDCELDKGSKNLIDDYNSKFLLLSLSYEVVSGDFDAAKIYEAKLTDLNAHIPLDFMLETSRILYNSALGLSNKGSHEIARSLAAMSVKFMEKIITEESQEAIKTRYLQTYILLIRCYKRLGTEDLRERAIAAVKLIQNQFPNKFEVYSLYFEVGDTTDTSSSDEVMMRMVMSVPMEDDFEKTLNFLKQNMQYSFKGVNNCLDYLLTNLHSSSHQAGLLVITKFVVNTELAQKEDPQTRIKELELFNELAERTLQHQLDLSTKMSVLALLWKQGMTSYKAHDYSQSSGWLRLSLTRLLYIQHSENQDRGKIIRAIENNHLLSGDAHAVLDLHGELDPEDESTMLSLYNLFRAYTLLKDEANAAAQFSRIIESNANAHTVLTIAACIIEATDNLSNEFIKNAFFQLLNMLLSKHVNEEFIQNLSSFGIILPICCRCAILMFSNDIEKNEMEYTENNLSNLCEILKESCTFASRTSHVAGQIFNTNDYEWCASKAYNIAILCKKIDRFEIGIQLCQICIGFICLTSPNIEKTRYIKFVTWKARAWILTFLFLCKKNDLGVDDWKYVKNHSEAMIEEIKTNDIALEENDECLQQLVTFRFQAELVIGSTEQIQAMIVDCSTYKSKNVVELYELFVNLLIYCERTLNKHAKSSILLSIINRTLAYADATYLSKLIVWIRVFLEISDDQFGSDREKVVLQFYRIYQSNVVTAVVPSFEIEWLAGVSWNYGVQKIIDCNELSRGLRWCAVGVLFSRFVHERMNKQFMEVWRQLAEDQQLDATLLEKEVNKI; this comes from the exons ATGAAGCAACTAGTGTCTAATTTACAAGGAACAGCTGTTAATTTGATAA AGACGGGGAGGGATATATACAACACCTTGAATTCCAAAGAGTATGAAGGAAATGCAGACTTCCTAGTTCAGAAGAAAATAGATTTGATTGTTCCCATTGCAGAGAACATGCAAAGGAATGTGACTCAAGACCCGTCACTTGTTCAACTTCCGAACAATTTACAGGAACTGATCGATTCTGTCGGATCAGACATATGGAATCTAGGGGGTCAGTTGAATGTAAACAAAGAAACCCTTCACAGAGTGAAATACTTCGCCGTTACTTTACTTCTCATATACGAGTCTTTCAATCCAAGTATTGAACATTGcttttccattttgaattgtttaattAACCTTTTGTCTTCATCCATCAGTACAAATGTCCTCggtgttgcaaaaaaatgtcaaaacTTCGCGGAAAcgattttgaataaattgttggaaattgaCAGGGATTGCGAGCTAGACAAGGGTAGTAAGAACTTGATCGATGActacaattcaaaattcttgCTTTTAAGTTTAAGCTATGAAGTGGTGTCTGGAGACTTTGATGCAGCAAAAATTTATGAAGCCAAGTTAACTGATCTAAATGCTCATATTCCATTGGATTTCATGTTGGAAACAAGCCGTATCTTGTACAACTCAGCGTTGGGTCTATCAAATAAAGGGAGCCATGAAATAGCACGATCGTTGGCAGCTATGTCCGTAAAATTTATGGAAAAGATTATCACCGAAGAGAGCCAGGAAGCAATAAAGACTCGATACTTGCAAACTTAcatcttgttgattagATGTTATAAACGCCTTGGCACAGAGGACTTGAGAGAAAGGGCTATAGCTGCAGTAAAGCTTATTCAAAACCAGTTCCCtaataaatttgaagtgTACAGTTTATATTTTGAAGTAGGTGACACAACCGACACCAGCAGCAGTGATGAGGTTATGATGCGCATGGTTATGTCAGTTCCTATGGAGGATGATTTTGAGAAAAcactcaattttttgaaacaaaatatgCAATATAGCTTCAAAGGAGTGAACAATTGCTTAGACTATCTTTTAACGAATCTTCATTCCAGCAGTCATCAAGCCGGGCTTTTAGTGATTacaaaatttgttgttaaTACAGAGTTAGCACAAAAGGAGGATCCTCAAACGAGAATCAAAGAATTGGAGCTCTTTAATGAACTTGCAGAGAGAACTTTGCAACATCAACTAGATTTAAGTACAAAAATGAGTGTCCTTGCATTGCTCTGGAAACAAGGTATGACTTCATATAAGGCGCATGATTATAGCCAGAGCTCTGGCTGGTTGAGGTTATCGCTCACAAGGTTGCTTTATATACAACATTCGGAAAACCAAGATCGTGGGAAAATCATTAGAGCTATCGAAAATAACCACCTCCTCTCAGGAGATGCTCATGCTGTTTTAGATCTACATGGGGAGTTAGATCCCGAGGATGAGAGTACCATGCTTTCGCTATATAATCTATTCAGGGCATACACTTTATTGAAGGACGAAGCAAATGCAGCGGCTCAATTTTCCAGAATAATCGAAAGCAATGCAAATGCACATACTGTTTTGACCATAGCAGCCTGTATAATTGAAGCCACTGACAACTTATCCAACgaattcatcaagaatGCCTTTTTTCAGCTACTAAATATGCTTTTGTCAAAACATGTCAATGAAGagtttattcaaaatttgagtTCTTTTGGAATTATTTTACCTATTTGTTGCCGATGTGCCATTTTGATGTTTTCCAATGACATAGAGAAGAATGAGATGGAGTATACTGAGAATAACTTGCTGAACCTTTGTGaaatattgaaagaaaGTTGCACTTTTGCTTCCAGAACGTCACATGTCGCGGGCCAGATATTCAATACCAATGACTACGAGTGGTGTGCCAGCAAGGCTTACAATATAGCAATTTtatgcaaaaaaattgacCGATTTGAGATAGGTATTCAACTCTGTCAGATTTGCATCGGGTTTATTTGTTTAACCTCCCccaatattgaaaagacaagatatatcaaatttgttaCTTGGAAGGCAAGAGCGTGGATCTTgacatttttgtttctttgcAAAAAGAATGATTTAGGCGTTGATGATTGGAAATATGTTAAGAACCATAGTGAAGCTATGATTGAAGAGATCAAAACCAATGATATCGCTTTGGAAGAGAACGATGAATGTCTACAGCAGTTGGTTACTTTTAGGTTTCAGGCTGAGTTGGTGATTGGCTCCACCGAACAAATCCAAGCCATGATTGTGGATTGTTCGACatacaaatcaaagaatGTGGTGGAATTGTATGAATTGTTTGTAAATTTGCTCATCTATTGTGAGCGCACACTAAACAAACACGCAAAGCTGAGCATTTTATTGTCGATAATTAACCGCACCTTAGCTTATGCGGATGCTACATACTTGtccaaattgattgtcTGGATTAGAGtctttttggaaatcaGTGACGACCAGTTTGGCTCTGACAGGGAAAAGGTGGTTCTTCAGTTTTACAGAATCTATCAATCGAATGTAGTCACCGCTGTTGttccttcttttgaaattgaatggCTAGCCGGTGTGTCTTGGAA
- a CDS encoding Mmd1 mitochondrial protein (2 introns; similar to C. parapsilosis CPAR2_208940 and C. albicans MMD1), translated as MSAKRFNSSITPVRTSQAPPPAASYSQAVKANGFIYVSGQIPYTTDNKPLPESSTIQDYAEQAIQNVSAILEASNSSLKHIVKANIFLTDMNSQFGEFNKVYAKYFSEHKPARSCIAVKELPLGVPLEIEAIAVERDDNKL; from the exons ATGTCCGCTAAAAGatttaattcatcaattacTCCT GTGAGAACCTCACAAGCCCCACCACCTGCTGCTTCTTATTCACAAGCAGTTAAGGCAAACG GATTTATTTACGTTTCTGGTCAAATTCCATACACTACTGACAACAAGCCATTACCAGAGTCATCAACCATCCAAGATTACGCCGAACAAGCTATTCAAAATGTTTCAGCCATCTTAGAAGCTTCAAACTCTTCTTTGAAGCATATTGTCAAGGCTAACATTTTCTTGACAGACATGaattctcaatttggtgaattCAACAAGGTTTATGCCAAGTACTTCAGTGAACACAAACCAGCTAGATCCTGTATTGCTGTAAAAGAGTTGCCATTGGGAGTTCCATTGGAAATAGAAGCTATTGCAGTTGAAAGAGATGATAACAAATTATAA
- a CDS encoding Caf130 protein (S. cerevisiae homolog CAF130 has role in regulation of transcription from RNA polymerase II and localizes to CCR4-NOT core complex): protein MLDKDSEEEIDTVEFEFAISPKGPVKNFDKRHDHIRSLLKLPLSDTVLKFVFDTVVSLCDPFTQPEETADYVLSVSCISDLLISISYSFYMESEGSKELEISSIKFDISTKFFTLLRLIHDFLNASDELKLRFVDNSEEKWKTTLSEWTPKGSISNDELNLKLLYSMACVLIMSIQKMYAPSTGASNLAMNPYLQYLINLWKCHTNIILLGLEIDRRIEFNNQENNEEEETPSIILQVLKGSSSVRCVLAWIINQNPSSAVEYDSPQENIKSISDGAMDLKNESILNFIEPLARSSTNGGAISVDMRLVIIALLILYSSTSFTSEQHRTTETPSVNEEQALRKLNKSKGIAELGDVLIDLEYADRFDEDIKYMLEYEIEDADEIDEKDLKSPGHSDFNSIANEELAEQEAIDIQFDDEGRDWRDIVRGENVRFNPLFLEKFAAFDQGQDKSESDDLFTTWDELYFTFEFLSVCSIEGSPEAEAKIGQSVINTISKAIKDEIEGRETSITPDLIHKYWSSPASEMDIKKAQDNNKLLIPIFSITKFELMLQSNSKLARAAMDEMLMCNGHRRLLIWFITHDLNLSNLLIDYIFQLAVGLRGIPDTSAPYSFSRQGGKVILSEVEQSMLLHEFFTNSAFYLSANEGLEIDDGYEVVLAESIAKKLMILLCLMISQLIKLDIVKIGDKNAKDDIHNYNNELQVLLIGWIGKVPEARQLYFRIKSLQNDQRVENVEDNPPVDPSQRKELLAKYSAMTASEIDNDLDTNPLNARIVDEYAKRVETGLFAVLSKGKIGKSSTIQEDFHTFMVNFNTLCKIERFAEYLFEKFEAVITSGEAVYSDKSLDSPKSEDLMAESKNENANDGNTPKSSNKKKTNSKSKKKTKSKKSRT, encoded by the coding sequence ATGTTGGATAAGGACTCCGAAGAAGAGATTGATActgttgaatttgaattcgCGATTTCTCCAAAGGGTCCAGTGAAGAATTTTGACAAACGACATGATCATATTAGAAGCCTATTGAAGTTGCCATTATCTGATACTGTACTAAAATTCGTGTTTGACACAGTTGTATCACTCTGTGATCCATTTACTCAGCCAGAAGAGACAGCAGATTACGTTTTAAGTGTTAGTTGCATATCAGACTTGCTAATTTCAATCCTGTACTCATTTTACATGGAAAGTGAGGGTTCAAAGGAATTAGAAATCAGCTCTATCAAGTTTGACATATCTACAAAATTCTTCACACTACTCCGACTAATACATGATTTTCTAAATGCATcagatgaattgaaattgaggtTTGTGGATAACAGCGAAGAAAAGTGGAAAACAACTCTTAGTGAATGGACTCCCAAGGGTTCCATCTCCAATGACGAGCttaatttgaaacttcTATATTCCATGGCATGTGTTCTTATTATGTCAATACAAAAGATGTATGCTCCAAGTACAGGGGCATCTAACCTAGCGATGAACCCCTACCTCCAATATTTAATCAACCTTTGGAAGTGTCATACCAACATCATCTTGCTTGGTCTTGAGATAGATCGTCGTATTGAATTCAATAACCAGGAAAATAATGAGGAGGAAGAAACACCATCAATAATTCTACAAGTCTTGAAAGGCTCCAGCTCCGTACGGTGTGTGCTCGCGTGgataataaatcaaaatccATCTCTGGCAGTTGAATACGATTCACCGCAGGAAAACATCAAATCTATTTCTGATGGTGCAATGGATCTAAAAAATGagtcaattttgaatttcattGAACCGTTGGCCAGATCGAGTACAAATGGCGGCGCGATTCTGGTGGATATGAGGTTGGTCATAATAGCTTTATTAATCTTGTATTCGTCAACTTCATTCACAAGTGAGCAACATCGCACTACGGAAACGCCTTCTGTTAACGAAGAGCAAGCACTTAGAAAGCTTAATAAGTCGAAAGGTATTGCGGAATTGGGTGATGTTTTAATCGATTTGGAGTACGCTGATCGATTCGACGAGGATATCAAATATATGTTAGAGTATGAAATAGAGGAtgctgatgaaattgatgaaaaggatTTAAAAAGCCCTGGTCACAGTGACTTTAACAGCATAGCGAATGAAGAGTTGGCTGAACAAGAAGCAATAGATATTCAATTCGACGATGAGGGACGAGATTGGCGAGATATAGTTCGAGGTGAAAACGTACGCTTCAACCCATTGTTTCTTGAAAAGTTTGCTGCTTTCGACCAAGGACAAGATAAATCCGAGTCCGATGACCTTTTTACAACGTGGGATGAATTATACTttacttttgaatttttgtCAGTTTGCTCAATAGAAGGAAGCCCTGAAGCGGAGGCTAAAATTGGGCAGCTGGTGATTAACACAATTTCCAAAGCAATTAAGGATGAAATAGAGGGTAGAGAGACTTCCATTACACCCGACTTGATTCACAAATATTGGTCCTCTCCAGCTCTGGAGATGGACATTAAGAAAGCTcaagacaacaacaaattactTATCCCCATCTTTAGTataaccaaatttgaactTATGCTACAGAGTAACTCAAAATTAGCACGGGCTGCAATGGACGAAATGCTCATGTGCAATGGCCATCGCAGGTTGTTGATCTGGTTTATTACACacgatttgaatttgtccAATCTACTAATAGATtacatttttcaacttgcTGTTGGACTACGAGGCATTCCTGACACTTCTGCACCGTATCTGTTTTCAAGACAAGGGGGTAAAGTGATATTGAGTGAGGTGGAGCAACTGATGCTCTTGCATGAGTTTTTCACAAACAGTGCCTTTTACTTATCCGCGAATGAAGgtcttgaaattgatgatggatACGAGGTAGTGTTAGCCGAGTCGATTGccaaaaagttgatgatactCCTTTGCTTGATGATATCGCAGTTGATAAAGCTCGATATTGTCAAGATTGGCGATAAGAATGCCAAAGACGATATTCATAATTACAACAATGAGTTGCAAGTGTTATTGATTGGATGGATCGGCAAGGTCCCAGAGGCAAGGCAATTGTATTTTAGAATAAAAAGCTTGCAAAATGACCAACGTGTGGAGAATGTTGAAGACAACCCACCCGTAGATCCATCACAAAGAAAAGAGCTATTAGCTAAATACAGCGCTATGACCGCTCTGGAGATTGACAATGACTTAGACACCAATCCTTTAAACGCTAGGatagttgatgaatatgcCAAAAGAGTTGAAACAGGGTTGTTTGCTGTATTGAGCAAGGGAAAGATTGGAAAATCACTGACCATTCAAGAGGATTTTCACACTTTTAtggtcaatttcaatacaTTATGCAAAATTGAGAGATTTGCAGAATACTTATTCGAAAAGTTCGAGGCGGTAATAACCTCGGGTGAAGCGGTCTATTCAGACAAGAGTTTGGATTCTCCAAAATCTGAAGATTTAATGGCCGAATCCAAAAATGAGAATGCGAATGATGGTAACACTCCTAAAAGCCtgaacaaaaagaagacaaaTTCAAAGTCCAAGAAGAAGACCAAATCGAAAAAGAGTCGAACTTAG
- a CDS encoding Pga63 protein (S. cerevisiae homolog SEC31 has structural molecule activity, has role in COPII-coated vesicle and localizes to COPII vesicle coat, mating projection tip): protein MVKISEINRTSTFAWSSDSLPLLATGTVAGAVDIDFSSSATLEIWDIFSPTSKNEPLFSAPVENKFYALAWSKPFDGRSSGLLAGAFENGIVEFWDVATLIKTKDLAKSSVHKSNKHTGAVKSLQFNPIQPHVLVTGGSNGQIFVWDTKNFSEPFAPGQAMTPMDEISSVAWNNSVSHIFASTGNSGYTSIWDLKSKKEVLHLSYNGPGGRANFSHVAWHPTKSTQLVTASDNDSCPLILTWDLRNSNAPEKVIEGHKKGVLSLDWCKQDANLLISCGKDNATILWNPIEGKKLVEYPTTANWAFKSRFAPSAPDIFATASFDGKITVQTIQDTSPPVSSKVTASNNDNDFWNEISVTETQQPVFEVKQAPGWLKNPVSVSFGFGSKLVSVESVNGKSIVKIEKYSAGFKKEGTDFENLKNDKYESIIETRLNDDTVKGKNHADWEILETFSKKGKDEFFGNEDGKEENKIEENKKSGNDNDSHKDAGINVDGDADFFEHLGNGKVKSSDDDYVPSGNFSIFRSNASEADKKLINLILSNRIEDAVESSLDQKKLVEALVLALDASEQVKQSVKAAYFKKHKEDSLARIIYNVSSKNVTDLVAHANVRDWKEIAKGIKAIAPDSEEYNDKMSELGDRILNANDGNREDAITCYLAGGALDKLANLWLQELPEYESELLKSDATKVSSPSEARLHVLTNFVEKVATYKYLSKIGGAIAGPSVEPISKALLEFVNLVTGSGEFELAEKVLQLLPNELASVEKERILKATGKAVKTTSGTGVNKSSLRATSSEQKVPRQPSVAKSRTQYPSAPSAGLQQFQTPPAPTPQPTGFQYATPPMPQQAPTAFTQQGYPSSVPKSTNPYAKSNPYAPTNIYKAASPVSTPAALNPSGVTPPPPPAGTSSAPKSNKSETDGWNDLPETFKPKTTAPRRAAAAAAVATPAPVAVASPSVPPLPNHSSQTSFNNSFAPPKRTISTTGFAPPPKSSSRSASRTSIPTQQVPSPKPTPTTKYAPPPGTEQPSQAGIPNFGAPPTAATSPLTAKNPYAPTNEPAPAKVPFASPPPLAFGAQPTPPAMPPNNPYAPPPSVKNSSPQVPHAGAHEVGSRFGVAAPPQQPFGISSGTPAQPPFASVAPPPTGPTRPPVSVKEQPPAASVSQPAPAPAKHPQGDRSHISDDLKPIYSSLTNVIEAIKPNIPEKFAKHGADMERRLNILFDHLNNDDLSKPLTDSLKEVSSELENKKFAEAEAINVEIATNFTDELGNWHTGLKRLITMAGAMY, encoded by the coding sequence ATGGTTAAAATAAGTGAAATTAATCGTACTTCAACATTTGCATGGAGTCTGGACAGTCTTCCATTGTTAGCCACTGGAACAGTTGCGGGAGCCGTTGACATTGACTTTAGTTCCTCAGCAACGTTGGAGATATGGGACATATTTTCACCAACTAGCAAAAACGAACCACTTTTCTCAGCACCTGTGGAGAATAAATTTTACGCATTAGCATGGTCAAAACCATTCGATGGTAGATCAAGCGGGTTGTTGGCAGGcgcttttgaaaatggtattgttgaattttgggATGTGGCCACATTGATCAAGACCAAGGACCTCGCTAAATCCTCTGTCCATAAATCCAACAAGCATACTGGTGCTGTCAAGTCATTACAGTTTAACCCCATCCAACCTCATGTACTTGTCACTGGTGGTTCCAATGGACAAATTTTTGTATGGGACACCAAGAATTTCAGCGAACCCTTTGCACCAGGTCAAGCAATGACACCGATGGATGAGATAAGCAGTGTTGCTTGGAATAACTCAGTGAGCCACATTTTTGCAAGCACCGGTAACAGTGGTTATACCTCCATTTGGGACCTTAAGAGTAAAAAAGAGGTTTTGCATCTCTCATACAATGGGCCTGGTGGAAGAGCAAACTTTTCCCATGTTGCATGGCATCCTACAAAATCTACGCAATTGGTTACTGCAAGCGATAATGATTCCTGTCCATTAATTTTAACCTGGGATTTGAGGAACTCTAATGCACCAGAGAAGGTCATTGAAGGTCACAAAAAGGGTGTTCTATCATTGGACTGGTGCAAGCAAGATGCGAACTTGTTGATCTCATGTGGTAAAGACAATGCTACTATATTATGGAACCCAATTGAAGGCAAAAAGTTGGTCGAGTATCCAACTACTGCAAATTGGGCATTTAAGTCTAGATTTGCTCCATCGGCACCAGATATTTTTGCCACGGCTTCATTTGATGGTAAGATTACAGTCCAAACCATTCAAGACACGTCACCTCCGGTGTCATCAAAAGTTACTGCCTCCAACAACGATAATGACTTTTGGAACGAAATTTCTGTCACCGAAACTCAGCAACCAGTTTTTGAAGTCAAGCAAGCACCGGGATGGCTTAAAAATCCAGTTTCAGTATCTTTTGGATTTGGGTCTAAATTGGTCAGCGTTGAAAGTGTTAATGGAAAGTCTATCGTGaagattgaaaagtatCTGGCTGGGTTTAAAAAAGAAGGCAccgattttgaaaacttaAAAAATGACAAGTACGAGTCTATcattgaaacaagattgaatgatgatACAGTGAAAGGTAAAAATCATGCAGACTGGGAAATTTTGGAGACATTTTCGAAAAAAGGGAAAGATGAATTTTTCGGAAATGAGGATgggaaagaagaaaacaagattgaagaaaacaagaaatcAGGAAACGATAATGATTCTCACAAAGATGCCGGTATCAACGTAGACGGTGATGCGGATTTCTTCGAGCACCTTGGTAATGGCAAGGTGAAATCAAGTGATGACGATTATGTTCCTTCTGGAAACTTTTCCATCTTCCGATCAAATGCGTCTGAAGCCgataagaaattgattaacTTAATTTTGAGCAACAGGATTGAAGACGCGGTGGAGTCGTCGTTggatcaaaagaaattagTTGAAGCGTTGGTTTTAGCGTTAGATGCGTCTGAACAAGTCAAACAATCTGTGAAAGCCGCTTATTTCAAGAAGCACAAAGAGGATAGTTTAGCCAGGATTATCTACAATGTATCGTCCAAAAACGTTACTGATCTTGTGGCACATGCCAATGTTCGTGATTGGAAGgaaattgcaaaaggaATTAAGGCAATTGCCCCTGACTCTGAAGAGTACAATGATAAGATGTCTGAGTTGGGAGACCGTATTTTGAACGCAAATGATGGAAATAGGGAGGATGCCATTACATGCTATTTAGCAGGTGGTGCTTTAGACAAATTGGCGAATCTCTGGTTGCAAGAATTACCAGAGTACGAGTCGGAGTTATTGAAATCTGATGCTACAAAGGTTTCGTCACCTTCTGAAGCACGTTTGCATGTTTTAACAAATTTCGTCGAAAAGGTTGCCACTTACAAATATCTTTCCAAGATAGGTGGTGCTATTGCTGGTCCGCTGGttgaaccaatttcaaaagccTTGTTGGAGTTTGTAAATCTCGTTACCGGCTCTGGTGAGTTTGAATTGGCCGAAAAAGTTTTACAACTATTACCTAATGAACTCGCtagtgttgaaaaagaaagaatatTAAAGGCCACTGGAAAAGCTGTAAAAACTACATCCGGTACTGGTGTCAACAAGTCATCTTTGAGGGCTACTTCAAGTGAGCAAAAAGTTCCAAGACAACCTTCTGTTGCCAAATCTAGAACTCAGTACCCATCTGCACCCAGTGCTGGATTACAACAGTTTCAAACTCCTCCAGCTCCTACTCCACAACCAACGGGATTTCAATATGCAACTCCTCCAATGCCACAACAGGCTCCGACGGCCTTTACGCAACAGGGGTACCCGTCTTCAGTACCTAAGTCAACAAACCCTTACGCCAAATCGAACCCGTATGCGCCTACAAACATCTACAAGGCAGCATCCCCCGTTTCTACTCCCGCCGCATTGAATCCATCAGGAGTGACTCCCCCACCACCCCCAGCAGGTACGTCTTCGGCCCCTAAAAGCAACAAGCTGGAAACAGATGGATGGAATGATTTACCAGAAACATTCAAACCAAAGACAACTGCTCCGCGTAGGGCcgctgctgctgctgcagTTGCCACTCCTGCACCTGTTGCTGTAGCCTCTCCATCCGTGCCTCCATTACCAAATCATTCGAGCCAAACAAGTTTCAATAACTCCTTTGCCCCACCTAAGAGAACAATCTCGACCACTGGTTTTGCTCCGCCACCGAAAAGTAGTAGCCGCAGTGCATCTAGGACTTCAATTCCAACTCAGCAAGTGCCATCACCAAAACCTactccaacaacaaagtatGCTCCACCCCCAGGTACCGAACAGCCTTCACAAGCAGGAATCCCAAATTTTGGTGCGCCTCCAACAGCTGCCACTTCCCCTCTTACTGCCAAGAACCCATATGCCCCAACGAATGAACCAGCACCAGCAAAAGTTCCATTTGCATCTCCCCCTCCGTTAGCTTTTGGAGCACAGCCAACACCACCTGCTATGCCACCCAATAATCCATATGCGCCACCTCCGTCAGTGAAAAATAGCTCGCCTCAAGTACCTCATGCAGGAGCACATGAAGTGGGTTCAAGGTTTGGAGTTGCTGCTCCACCTCAACAACCGTTTGGAATAAGCCTGGGCACCCCGGCTCAGCCACCTTTTGCATCAGTTGCACCACCTCCAACAGGTCCCACGCGTCCTCCAGTGTCAGTGAAGGAGCAACCACCGGCAGCCAGCGTCTCCCAGCCAGCTCCGGCACCTGCCAAACACCCTCAAGGTGATAGATCGCATATCtctgatgatttgaaaccaatttACAGTTCTTTAACCAATGTCATTGAAGCAATAAAACCGAACATTCCCGAGAAATTTGCTAAACATGGTGCTGACATGGAGCGGAGAttaaatattttgtttgatcatttgaacaatgatgatttgagCAAGCCTCTTACTGATTCTTTGAAAGAGGTTAGTTCAGAGTTGGAGAATAAGAAGTTTGCTGAGGCAGAAGCTATCAACGTTGAAATTGCCACAAACTTTACTGATGAATTGGGAAATTGGCACACGGGTCTCAAGCGTCTCATTACTATGGCAGGAGCAATGTATTAG